In the genome of Helicobacter colisuis, one region contains:
- the trmA gene encoding tRNA (uridine(54)-C5)-methyltransferase TrmA, which produces MFCEYLGVCGGCSILEECGLEAKVAYAKQLLGINKCDVVSLKQDSFRARCELGIFHKDDSISYVMRKDRQFVCIENCCNLLETLQKFLPTLKEKLNQENFRDFRQKLFAIEVLSTQNNEILLTLIYHRKLDEFWLEKAKALKKSLQNFQVEIMGRSKGVKLIVDKDYVVETLEIFDKKYFYRYDEGVFTQPNPKINEKMIEWVLQSIPSSSGDLLEMYCGCGNFTIPLSQKFKKVLATEISKVSIRAAKFACEQNGSDNIAFVRLSGQECIEAIKGLRKFERLRQINLETYCFSMVLVDPPRAGLGEEVCQFLQDFPSILYISCNPLSLAKDLEILNQTHRVVKVAFFDQFPHTPHLETGILLQKNDIDSQIY; this is translated from the coding sequence GTGTTCTGTGAATATCTTGGAGTTTGCGGTGGTTGCAGTATTTTGGAGGAATGTGGCTTAGAAGCCAAAGTTGCTTATGCTAAGCAACTTTTGGGAATCAATAAATGTGATGTTGTTAGTCTAAAACAAGATTCTTTTAGAGCTCGTTGTGAGCTTGGAATCTTTCACAAAGATGATAGCATAAGCTATGTAATGCGCAAAGATAGGCAATTTGTTTGCATTGAGAATTGTTGTAATTTATTAGAAACTTTGCAGAAGTTTTTGCCAACTTTAAAAGAAAAGCTTAATCAAGAAAATTTCAGAGATTTTAGGCAGAAGCTCTTTGCTATTGAGGTGCTTAGCACACAAAATAATGAAATTTTGCTCACTCTTATTTATCATAGAAAGCTTGATGAGTTTTGGCTAGAAAAAGCCAAGGCTTTAAAAAAATCTTTGCAAAATTTTCAAGTGGAGATTATGGGGCGTAGCAAGGGTGTGAAATTGATTGTGGATAAAGATTATGTTGTTGAGACATTAGAGATTTTTGATAAAAAGTATTTTTATCGTTATGATGAGGGGGTTTTTACTCAGCCTAATCCCAAAATTAATGAAAAAATGATTGAATGGGTATTGCAGAGCATTCCATCAAGCAGTGGAGATTTGCTTGAAATGTATTGTGGTTGTGGTAATTTCACGATTCCACTTTCTCAAAAATTTAAAAAAGTTCTTGCCACAGAAATTTCCAAAGTTTCCATACGGGCAGCAAAATTTGCATGTGAGCAAAATGGAAGTGATAATATTGCCTTTGTTCGTTTAAGTGGTCAAGAATGCATTGAAGCAATAAAGGGTTTAAGGAAGTTTGAACGATTAAGGCAAATTAACTTAGAGACATATTGCTTTTCTATGGTTTTGGTTGATCCACCAAGAGCGGGATTAGGTGAAGAGGTGTGTCAATTTTTGCAGGATTTTCCATCTATACTTTATATTTCTTGCAATCCTTTAAGTTTAGCTAAGGATTTGGAGATTTTAAACCAGACACATAGGGTTGTCAAAGTGGCTTTTTTTGATCAATTTCCACATACTCCACATTTAGAG
- a CDS encoding flagellar motor protein MotB translates to MAKRCPSCDCPQVMPLWLGTYGDMVTLILTFFILLLTMVTFDAKKLTEAEGSIRGSLSVLSGGIKTEESKNRIQQQADITTDPETAEEIIKVESEILEFKEDARVSLGPSVIDDDGKDGFILRFNGRLLFDEEKTIIENADEILFLKRLALILQKMPQAIHLDIIGYADNVEGKANLKYRDSLGLSALRASSVAKILIDNGVNPQKITSLGGGATNFLLPNINAENRAQNRRVEFHFYPQDRHLHRVKNVLDKTKEQKLYEQSQKNISVTLQNNEK, encoded by the coding sequence ATGGCAAAGCGTTGTCCTTCCTGTGATTGTCCTCAAGTAATGCCTTTGTGGCTTGGGACATATGGAGATATGGTTACATTAATCCTTACTTTTTTCATTCTTCTTTTAACAATGGTTACTTTTGATGCCAAAAAGCTTACAGAAGCAGAGGGGAGTATCCGCGGTAGTCTTAGTGTGTTATCAGGGGGAATTAAAACTGAAGAGAGTAAAAATCGCATTCAACAACAAGCAGACATTACCACTGACCCAGAAACAGCTGAAGAGATAATAAAAGTGGAGAGTGAAATTTTAGAATTTAAAGAAGATGCTAGAGTATCTTTGGGTCCTTCTGTGATTGATGATGATGGAAAAGATGGATTTATTTTGCGATTCAATGGTCGTTTGCTTTTTGATGAAGAAAAAACAATAATTGAAAATGCTGATGAAATTTTATTTTTAAAAAGGTTGGCTTTAATTTTGCAAAAAATGCCTCAAGCGATTCATTTGGATATCATTGGATATGCTGATAATGTAGAGGGAAAAGCTAATTTAAAATACCGAGATAGTTTGGGTTTAAGTGCCTTGAGGGCTTCAAGTGTTGCTAAGATTCTTATTGATAATGGAGTTAATCCGCAAAAAATAACTTCTCTAGGTGGGGGCGCAACAAATTTTTTATTACCAAATATTAATGCAGAGAATCGTGCGCAAAATCGCCGAGTCGAGTTTCATTTTTATCCACAAGATAGACATTTACATCGCGTAAAAAATGTACTAGATAAGACAAAGGAACAAAAGCTTTATGAGCAATCTCAAAAAAATATCTCAGTAACATTGCAAAATAATGAAAAATAA
- a CDS encoding chemotaxis protein, with protein MSNLEKTDTLKIGTNEMELVDFRIYKIEKGKLYEGVYGINVAKVNEIIRLPELTELPGVPEYIEGIFDLRGVVIPVINLAKWMNVETPKNKKIKPRVIIAEFNNIMIGFIVHEAKRIRRISWKDIEPAHFSSSASENLDKSRVTGVTRIEGDQVLLILDLESIVQDLGFYHPEIGSDHTYNKFDGLALILDDSSIARKIIKDFLEKMGFNVVEANDGAAGLQKLEKLYENYSENLAKQLKIIISDIEMPQMDGFHFAAKVKEDPRFSKIPIIFSSSISDQFSESRGKEAGAESYLVKFDANKFHEEVSRIVSKYNQELNNA; from the coding sequence GTGTCAAATCTCGAAAAAACCGATACTTTAAAAATTGGCACCAATGAAATGGAATTAGTCGATTTTAGAATCTATAAAATCGAAAAAGGTAAGCTTTATGAAGGTGTTTATGGAATCAATGTTGCTAAAGTCAATGAAATCATACGCCTACCTGAACTCACCGAACTTCCAGGGGTGCCAGAATACATTGAAGGTATTTTTGACCTGCGCGGAGTAGTCATACCTGTAATCAATCTTGCAAAATGGATGAATGTCGAAACTCCAAAAAATAAAAAAATCAAACCCCGAGTTATTATCGCAGAATTCAATAACATTATGATTGGCTTTATCGTGCATGAAGCTAAGCGAATCCGTCGTATTAGCTGGAAAGATATTGAACCCGCGCATTTTAGCTCTTCTGCAAGTGAAAATTTAGATAAAAGCAGAGTAACAGGAGTTACAAGGATTGAGGGCGATCAAGTTTTGTTGATTCTTGACTTAGAAAGCATTGTGCAGGATTTAGGTTTTTACCACCCAGAAATTGGCTCTGATCACACTTATAATAAATTTGATGGATTAGCACTTATCTTAGATGATAGCTCCATTGCAAGAAAGATTATCAAGGATTTCTTGGAGAAAATGGGCTTTAATGTTGTGGAAGCAAATGATGGGGCAGCCGGATTGCAAAAACTAGAAAAATTATATGAAAACTACAGCGAAAATCTTGCTAAGCAGCTAAAAATTATTATATCTGATATTGAAATGCCACAAATGGATGGTTTTCACTTTGCTGCCAAAGTCAAAGAAGATCCGAGATTCTCAAAAATCCCTATTATTTTCAGCTCTTCAATTAGCGATCAATTTAGTGAAAGTCGTGGCAAGGAAGCAGGTGCAGAATCGTATCTTGTTAAATTTGATGCCAACAAATTCCATGAAGAAGTTTCACGGATTGTTAGCAAATACAATCAAGAATTAAATAATGCTTAA
- the fliP gene encoding flagellar type III secretion system pore protein FliP (The bacterial flagellar biogenesis protein FliP forms a type III secretion system (T3SS)-type pore required for flagellar assembly.) → MLRVLLWLGFFAVVAFSAPPELPQSPTIPTIDLTLSGPNEPADLVAILNIVIVLTLLVLAPSLILMATSFARLLIVFSFLRTALGTQQSPPTQLLVSFALILTMFIMEPVFKEGYEQGVKPYVAKEISYQEAFVRTSQPFKDFMIRNTRPKDLALFYRIRGMENPQTAQDVPFTIALPAFIISEMKTAFQIGFLLYLPFLVIDMVISSILMAMGMMMLPPTMISLPFKILIFILVDGFNLLTMNLVESFR, encoded by the coding sequence ATGTTGCGTGTGTTGTTGTGGTTGGGGTTTTTTGCAGTGGTCGCATTTTCAGCTCCACCTGAATTGCCGCAAAGTCCAACTATTCCAACAATTGATTTAACACTTAGCGGTCCTAACGAACCAGCAGATCTGGTGGCTATTTTAAATATCGTTATTGTTTTAACTCTACTTGTTTTAGCCCCTTCATTGATTTTGATGGCAACAAGTTTTGCAAGACTTCTGATTGTTTTTTCATTTTTGCGCACAGCATTAGGAACACAACAATCTCCCCCTACACAACTACTTGTTTCCTTTGCTTTGATTTTGACTATGTTTATTATGGAGCCAGTATTTAAAGAAGGGTATGAGCAGGGAGTAAAGCCCTATGTTGCAAAAGAGATTTCCTATCAAGAGGCTTTTGTGCGAACTTCTCAACCTTTTAAGGATTTTATGATTCGCAACACGCGCCCTAAAGATTTGGCATTGTTTTATCGAATTAGAGGAATGGAGAATCCACAAACTGCGCAGGATGTGCCTTTTACTATTGCTTTGCCAGCCTTTATTATCAGCGAGATGAAGACAGCCTTTCAAATTGGCTTTTTGCTTTATTTGCCTTTTTTAGTAATTGATATGGTAATTAGCTCAATTCTTATGGCAATGGGTATGATGATGTTGCCTCCAACAATGATTTCATTGCCTTTTAAGATTTTGATTTTTATTTTGGTTGATGGCTTTAATTTACTTACAATGAATCTGGTGGAGAGTTTTCGCTAG
- the glmU gene encoding bifunctional UDP-N-acetylglucosamine diphosphorylase/glucosamine-1-phosphate N-acetyltransferase GlmU: protein METIQLSIVILAAGKGTRMKSQTPKVLHQICGKEMLYYTIKESLKLSNDVSVVLGYEADKIKKSMEKYFLDKINFIFQDTENYPGTGGALKNYHPKHQKILVLNGDMPLIQSSELQQFLIAKGDIIMSVIDLPNTNGYGRVVIQDNQVQAIIEEKDANSEILALSTLNAGVYCFQSEILQTYLPKLKNNNAQKEYYLTDIITLAKQDSKNIIPLSVELENFKGVNDKADLADAEVILGNRIKKTLMKQGVIMKLPHTIYIEEGVKFKGECIIENGVSLYGDTEIINSHIRSHSVIESSHVENSDIGPMAHLRPQSILKNTHIGNFVEVKKSTLNGIKAGHLSYLGDCEVDEGTNIGAGFITCNYNGKAKFQTKIGKNVFIGSDSQAIAPITIEDNCIIGAGSTIRENIKQGELFLTQGEKIRKEGFFYKFFSKKT from the coding sequence ATGGAAACCATTCAATTATCAATTGTTATTTTAGCTGCAGGCAAAGGAACGCGTATGAAGTCGCAGACTCCAAAGGTTTTACACCAAATCTGTGGCAAAGAAATGCTTTATTACACCATCAAAGAATCTTTAAAGCTCAGTAATGATGTGAGTGTTGTGCTAGGCTATGAGGCAGATAAAATTAAAAAATCGATGGAAAAATATTTTTTAGATAAAATCAACTTCATCTTTCAAGATACAGAAAATTATCCTGGCACTGGGGGGGCACTAAAAAACTATCATCCAAAACACCAAAAAATCCTTGTTTTGAATGGAGATATGCCGCTTATTCAATCAAGCGAATTACAACAATTTCTCATTGCTAAAGGTGACATTATTATGAGTGTGATAGATCTGCCCAACACTAATGGTTATGGGCGCGTTGTAATACAAGACAATCAAGTCCAAGCCATCATTGAAGAAAAAGATGCTAATTCTGAAATCCTAGCCTTAAGCACTCTAAATGCTGGAGTTTATTGCTTTCAGAGTGAAATTTTACAAACTTACTTACCTAAGCTTAAAAACAATAATGCACAAAAAGAGTATTATCTCACCGATATTATCACTTTAGCTAAACAAGATTCTAAAAATATTATTCCTTTATCCGTAGAATTAGAAAATTTTAAAGGCGTAAATGATAAGGCAGATTTGGCTGATGCTGAAGTAATTTTGGGCAATCGAATCAAAAAAACGCTAATGAAGCAAGGCGTAATTATGAAACTACCCCACACAATTTATATTGAAGAGGGAGTTAAATTTAAAGGTGAATGCATTATTGAAAATGGAGTTAGTCTCTATGGGGATACAGAAATTATTAATTCTCATATTAGATCCCATAGCGTTATTGAATCAAGCCATGTTGAAAACAGCGATATTGGACCTATGGCACATTTGCGCCCACAAAGCATTTTAAAAAACACCCACATTGGCAATTTTGTTGAAGTAAAAAAATCCACACTTAATGGAATTAAAGCTGGACATTTGAGCTATCTTGGCGACTGCGAAGTAGATGAGGGGACAAATATTGGGGCTGGCTTTATTACTTGCAACTACAATGGAAAAGCAAAATTTCAAACCAAAATTGGCAAAAATGTTTTTATTGGTAGCGATTCTCAAGCAATCGCACCCATAACAATTGAAGATAATTGCATTATTGGCGCAGGAAGCACTATAAGGGAAAATATTAAACAGGGTGAATTATTTTTAACTCAAGGAGAAAAAATCAGAAAAGAAGGTTTCTTTTATAAATTTTTCAGCAAAAAAACATAA
- the argC gene encoding N-acetyl-gamma-glutamyl-phosphate reductase: protein MKIKVGIVGVSGYTGLELVKILINHPIFELHTLCATESYSDIALLHPSLKNTLSMPIQEARIEQIAKECELVFLALPHQKAMEYVKALSAKNIKIVDLSADYRLSAEKYEESYCPHLDKENLKNAVYGLPEYNRHLIKNTNLVANPGCYPTASLLAIFPFMPYLDPSQTLYIDAKSGVSGAGKKLTQTSHFVTINENLFAYSPITHRHCPEINEQIKKIGKVDFKTLFVPHLIPITRGMLVSVYAKLKEEIVPLEILNQHYKDEFFVRITKNCAQIKNVAGTHFCDIYAKNDGKDLFINSSIDNLLRGASSQAVANANLMFGLDEKLGLPQIAYIP, encoded by the coding sequence ATGAAAATTAAAGTTGGAATAGTTGGCGTGAGTGGTTATACCGGTTTAGAACTCGTGAAAATATTGATTAATCATCCTATTTTTGAGCTTCATACACTCTGTGCTACAGAAAGTTACAGCGATATTGCCCTACTTCACCCCTCTTTAAAAAACACTCTTAGTATGCCAATTCAAGAAGCTAGAATCGAGCAAATTGCAAAAGAATGCGAGCTAGTTTTTCTAGCTCTCCCCCACCAAAAGGCAATGGAATATGTCAAAGCACTCTCTGCTAAAAATATTAAAATCGTAGATTTATCTGCCGATTACCGCTTATCAGCTGAAAAATATGAAGAATCTTACTGCCCTCATTTAGATAAGGAAAATCTTAAAAACGCTGTGTATGGGCTACCTGAATACAATCGCCATTTAATTAAGAATACCAATCTTGTTGCAAATCCAGGTTGTTATCCAACTGCCTCATTGTTAGCTATTTTTCCTTTTATGCCTTACTTAGATCCCTCTCAAACACTCTATATTGATGCTAAAAGCGGTGTAAGCGGTGCTGGAAAAAAACTTACTCAAACTTCCCATTTTGTTACTATCAATGAGAATCTTTTTGCTTATTCTCCTATCACACATCGCCATTGCCCTGAAATTAACGAACAAATCAAAAAAATTGGCAAAGTTGATTTTAAAACCCTTTTTGTCCCACATCTTATTCCTATTACACGAGGAATGTTAGTTTCTGTTTATGCAAAACTCAAAGAAGAAATTGTTCCATTAGAGATTCTTAATCAACACTATAAAGATGAATTCTTTGTCCGCATCACTAAAAATTGCGCACAAATTAAAAATGTTGCAGGAACACATTTCTGCGATATTTATGCCAAAAATGATGGTAAAGATTTATTTATCAACTCCAGCATTGATAATCTCTTGCGTGGCGCTAGTTCTCAAGCTGTTGCAAATGCAAACTTAATGTTTGGCTTGGATGAAAAATTAGGCTTACCCCAAATTGCTTATATCCCCTAA
- a CDS encoding hybrid sensor histidine kinase/response regulator yields MDEMQEILEDFLIEAFEMIEQLDQDLVELENRPEDLELLNRIFRVAHTIKGSGSFLNFSVLTHLTHHMEDVLNKARHGELVITPDIMDVVLESIDFMKKLLNAIRDTGTDANTGLDSDIANVVARLDAISKGESPQETAPAAQETPKAEESAPQTAQEDEEELDYSNMSPEEIESEIERLLNKRQEEDKKKREEKKAKGEVSDVQAPKEITETPAVATQAPKPSPKPAEPKPQAKSAPRQDDNKTLATSVEQTIRVDVKRLDSLMNLIGELVLGKNRLIKIYNDVEERYEGEKFLEELNQVVASVSMVTTDIQLAVMKTRMLPIGRVFNKFPRMVRDLSRELGKNIELVISGEETELDKSIVEEIGDPLVHLIRNACDHGVESKEERIAVGKKEQGTVELKAYNEGNHIVVEITDDGKGMDPVILKAKAVEKGIISEREADSMTDKEAYSLIFKAGFSTAKVVTNVSGRGVGMDVVKTNIEKLNGIIDVDSTYGEGTTLKLKIPLTLAIIQSLLVGVQEEYYAIPLASVIETVRISQDEIYTVENKSVLRLRNEVLPLVRLADIFGVDSVFDNAEQAYVVVIGLAENKIGVIVDFLIGQEEVVIKSLGSYLKGTEGIAGATIRGDGRVTLIVDIAAMMQMAKQVKVSISKLAQESETKKEKNSPSDYQVLIVDDSMTDRAIMKKSLKPLGISISEATNGMEALEIVKNGDKTFDAILIDIEMPKMDGYTLAGEIRKYAKFKNLPLIAVTSRTSKTDRMRGVESGMTEYITKPYSPEYLMNVVKRNINLTMEVTE; encoded by the coding sequence ATGGATGAAATGCAAGAAATATTAGAAGACTTTTTAATCGAAGCTTTTGAGATGATAGAGCAACTAGATCAAGATTTGGTGGAACTAGAAAACAGACCAGAGGATTTAGAATTGTTAAATCGTATCTTTAGAGTAGCACACACTATTAAAGGTTCGGGATCGTTCTTAAACTTCTCAGTCCTAACCCATTTAACACACCATATGGAAGATGTTTTAAACAAGGCAAGACATGGGGAGTTAGTCATTACTCCCGATATTATGGATGTTGTCTTAGAATCAATTGATTTTATGAAAAAATTGCTTAATGCAATTCGCGATACAGGAACAGATGCTAACACTGGATTAGATTCAGATATTGCTAATGTTGTAGCGCGTCTTGATGCAATCTCTAAAGGAGAGTCTCCACAAGAAACAGCACCAGCCGCACAAGAAACTCCAAAAGCAGAAGAATCCGCACCGCAAACCGCACAAGAAGATGAAGAAGAATTGGATTATTCTAATATGTCCCCTGAAGAAATTGAAAGCGAGATTGAAAGGCTACTTAATAAGCGCCAAGAAGAAGATAAGAAAAAACGAGAAGAAAAAAAAGCTAAAGGTGAAGTTAGCGATGTTCAAGCTCCAAAAGAAATTACAGAAACTCCAGCGGTAGCCACACAAGCCCCAAAACCCTCTCCAAAACCTGCCGAACCAAAGCCACAGGCAAAGTCAGCGCCACGACAAGATGACAATAAAACACTTGCCACATCTGTAGAGCAAACTATCCGCGTTGATGTTAAGCGATTGGATAGCTTAATGAATTTAATTGGTGAATTAGTCTTAGGTAAAAATCGCTTAATTAAAATTTACAATGATGTTGAAGAGCGCTATGAGGGAGAAAAATTTTTAGAAGAGCTTAATCAAGTCGTTGCTTCCGTATCTATGGTAACAACAGATATTCAACTTGCGGTTATGAAAACAAGAATGTTACCTATTGGAAGGGTGTTTAACAAATTCCCTAGAATGGTGCGCGACCTTTCAAGAGAACTTGGAAAAAATATCGAATTAGTTATTAGTGGTGAAGAGACAGAACTTGACAAGTCTATTGTAGAAGAAATTGGGGATCCATTGGTGCATCTAATCCGAAATGCTTGCGATCATGGAGTTGAATCCAAAGAAGAAAGAATTGCAGTTGGCAAAAAGGAACAAGGAACTGTTGAATTAAAAGCCTATAATGAAGGAAATCACATTGTCGTCGAAATCACTGATGATGGTAAGGGAATGGATCCAGTAATCCTTAAAGCCAAGGCTGTTGAAAAGGGGATAATTAGCGAAAGAGAAGCAGATAGTATGACTGATAAAGAAGCCTATTCTCTTATTTTTAAAGCCGGTTTTTCTACAGCAAAGGTTGTAACCAATGTTAGCGGACGCGGTGTAGGTATGGATGTTGTAAAAACAAACATTGAAAAACTTAATGGAATTATTGATGTTGATAGCACTTATGGAGAAGGAACTACCTTAAAGCTAAAAATTCCTTTAACACTTGCTATTATTCAATCCTTGCTTGTTGGAGTGCAAGAGGAATATTATGCTATTCCGCTTGCCTCTGTTATAGAGACCGTTAGAATCTCTCAAGATGAAATCTACACTGTTGAAAATAAAAGTGTATTGCGCCTAAGAAATGAAGTGTTGCCTCTAGTGCGTTTAGCGGATATTTTTGGGGTTGATTCGGTATTTGACAATGCAGAACAAGCCTATGTTGTCGTTATAGGATTGGCAGAAAATAAAATTGGGGTGATTGTAGATTTCCTCATTGGTCAAGAAGAGGTTGTTATTAAGTCGCTTGGTTCTTATCTAAAAGGAACAGAAGGTATTGCAGGTGCTACAATCCGCGGAGATGGTAGAGTAACGCTTATTGTAGATATTGCTGCAATGATGCAAATGGCAAAACAAGTTAAAGTTAGTATTAGCAAGCTTGCTCAAGAAAGTGAAACTAAAAAAGAAAAAAATTCACCTAGTGATTACCAAGTTTTAATTGTTGATGATTCAATGACAGATCGAGCGATTATGAAAAAATCTCTTAAACCATTAGGAATTAGCATCTCAGAAGCAACAAACGGTATGGAAGCTCTTGAGATTGTTAAAAATGGTGATAAAACCTTTGATGCTATTTTGATTGATATTGAAATGCCAAAAATGGATGGATATACTCTAGCAGGAGAGATTAGAAAATATGCTAAATTCAAAAACCTTCCTCTCATTGCTGTTACAAGCAGGACAAGTAAAACCGATAGAATGCGCGGAGTTGAATCAGGAATGACAGAATACATCACTAAACCTTATTCACCAGAATATTTAATGAATGTTGTTAAAAGAAATATTAATTTAACTATGGAGGTAACCGAATAA
- the thiS gene encoding sulfur carrier protein ThiS: MELKLNGQFIATHSKNLLELLKEYKIEQKSIAIAVNLEVIKQDQWESYMLKNGDVIECFTFLGGG, encoded by the coding sequence ATGGAATTAAAGCTTAATGGTCAATTCATTGCTACCCATTCTAAAAATCTTTTAGAATTATTAAAAGAATACAAAATTGAACAAAAAAGTATTGCAATTGCAGTTAATCTTGAGGTTATCAAACAAGATCAATGGGAAAGTTATATGCTTAAAAATGGCGATGTTATTGAATGCTTCACATTTTTAGGTGGTGGCTGA
- a CDS encoding metallophosphoesterase, with the protein MQPISIQQDAIFIADSHHHSLYNNVLDDFLISLLKSKKRQIFFMGDIFDFLVGEVSRSITDNQKTLEILKKLSLKHELHYFEGNHDFSLQNLPFFKNIHYYPLAKQPICFLFNQQKAYLAHGDIFLNWHYHFYAHLIRNHFILTFLNCFNSILYPKILSYLQNKNKIKFNYPKDFINNRIRKYQKKLGIHSDSYIIEGHFHLGEIAKLDSINYIGLPLFTCKKTYFIVESNNYSLSFKTKEF; encoded by the coding sequence ATGCAACCTATTTCCATTCAGCAAGATGCCATTTTTATAGCCGATTCTCATCACCATTCTCTTTATAATAATGTCTTAGATGATTTTTTGATCTCTCTATTAAAATCAAAAAAAAGACAAATTTTTTTTATGGGTGATATTTTTGATTTTTTAGTAGGGGAAGTATCTAGAAGCATCACCGATAATCAAAAAACACTAGAGATACTTAAAAAACTCTCTTTAAAGCATGAATTACATTATTTTGAAGGTAATCACGATTTCTCTTTACAAAATCTACCTTTTTTTAAAAATATCCATTATTATCCACTTGCCAAACAACCTATTTGCTTTCTTTTTAATCAACAAAAAGCATATCTTGCGCATGGGGATATTTTTTTAAATTGGCATTATCATTTTTATGCGCACTTAATTAGAAACCACTTTATTCTCACTTTTTTAAATTGTTTTAATTCCATTTTATATCCAAAAATTCTCTCTTATCTCCAAAATAAAAATAAAATAAAATTTAATTATCCTAAAGATTTTATCAACAATAGAATCCGCAAATACCAAAAAAAACTTGGCATACATAGCGATTCTTATATTATAGAAGGACACTTTCATTTAGGGGAAATAGCAAAATTAGATTCAATTAACTATATAGGATTGCCCCTTTTTACTTGTAAAAAAACATATTTTATTGTAGAATCCAACAATTATTCTTTATCCTTCAAAACAAAGGAGTTTTAG
- a CDS encoding motility protein A gives MDLATIIGMSLSFILIGTAMMLGVGVGPYIDIPSALITIGGSITSLFIGYKMENMKKIFSYFLVAFKPQTFDVPALVKKLVDYSTQARRDGILSLEQQSNQEENDFLKRGLNMAIDGAEPDSIRSLLETDLDRTLERHKANAGIFDTWAAYAGAYGMLGTLIGLVAMLLNMSDPSSIGPAMAVALITTLYGSMVGNIVGAPIANILNVRANDEALVKLMIIEGIMSIQAGDNPRSLEAKLLTFLPPNQRVSQFE, from the coding sequence ATGGATTTAGCAACTATTATTGGTATGTCTTTGTCTTTTATTTTGATTGGAACGGCTATGATGCTTGGGGTTGGGGTTGGTCCTTATATTGATATTCCATCGGCTCTAATTACAATTGGAGGTTCAATTACGAGTTTGTTTATTGGTTATAAGATGGAGAATATGAAAAAAATTTTCTCTTATTTTCTTGTTGCTTTTAAGCCACAGACTTTTGATGTTCCAGCATTGGTTAAAAAATTGGTTGATTACTCTACACAAGCAAGGCGCGATGGTATTTTGTCTTTGGAGCAACAATCTAATCAAGAAGAAAATGATTTTTTAAAACGTGGTTTAAATATGGCAATTGATGGTGCAGAGCCCGATAGCATTCGAAGCTTATTGGAAACAGATTTAGATCGAACTTTGGAGAGACATAAAGCAAATGCAGGGATTTTTGATACTTGGGCAGCATATGCTGGGGCTTATGGGATGCTTGGGACTTTAATTGGATTGGTGGCAATGTTGCTTAATATGTCAGATCCAAGCTCTATTGGTCCTGCGATGGCAGTTGCTTTGATTACAACTCTTTATGGTTCGATGGTGGGTAATATTGTTGGTGCGCCCATAGCTAATATTTTGAATGTGCGAGCCAATGATGAAGCTTTAGTAAAATTAATGATTATTGAAGGGATTATGTCGATTCAAGCAGGAGATAATCCACGATCCCTAGAAGCAAAGTTGCTAACTTTTTTACCTCCAAATCAACGCGTTAGTCAATTTGAATAA
- a CDS encoding chemotaxis protein CheW encodes MSNQLRDVLQKQQEQKKPASEAENIIQLVAFVVGSEEFAVPILSIQEIIKPLEYTRVPGVPNYVLGVFNMRGWVVPLINLRLKFGLPYEKPTEDTRYIVIRNQEERAGFVIDRLTEAVRIKESDIDPTPETISQDENLIYGVGKRDDRLITILRPEELLKRTF; translated from the coding sequence ATGAGCAATCAATTACGCGATGTTCTACAAAAACAACAAGAGCAAAAAAAACCAGCATCTGAAGCTGAAAATATTATTCAGCTTGTTGCCTTTGTGGTTGGATCAGAAGAGTTTGCTGTGCCAATCCTAAGTATTCAAGAAATTATTAAACCATTAGAATACACAAGGGTTCCGGGGGTTCCAAACTATGTTTTGGGTGTCTTTAATATGCGTGGATGGGTTGTGCCACTAATTAACTTACGCTTGAAATTTGGACTACCTTATGAAAAACCAACTGAGGATACACGCTATATTGTTATACGCAATCAAGAAGAAAGAGCAGGTTTTGTAATAGATCGCCTCACAGAGGCAGTTAGAATTAAAGAATCTGACATTGATCCAACTCCAGAAACCATTAGTCAAGATGAAAATCTCATCTATGGAGTTGGAAAACGAGATGATAGACTCATTACAATTTTACGTCCAGAAGAACTCCTTAAGCGCACTTTTTAA